One window of Inquilinus sp. KBS0705 genomic DNA carries:
- a CDS encoding amidohydrolase family protein has product MTNRIIDTHIHMWNLEKAEYTWLKGDTSILNKTYLIEQLTPQIEKAGVTDGVLVQAANNFEDTDLMMQVAAETEWIKGVVSWLPLQNPKATEKALTERFCGNHYLKGCRHLIHNEPNPKWLLQTNVIESLEILAEHQLTYDIVGINIEHIKTAITVAEKLPNLKMVFDHLNQPPIARKEKHVEWERQMTIASEHPNLYAKISGLSVTAGNGKNWTKDDLKPYIMQVLKLFGTNRCFCGGDWPVALLAGPYEKAWLTYREIFSEELTADDQVQVLYNNAASFYKLTP; this is encoded by the coding sequence ATGACAAACCGTATTATAGATACACATATACATATGTGGAATCTGGAAAAGGCTGAATATACCTGGTTGAAAGGGGACACAAGCATTTTAAATAAAACCTATTTAATTGAACAATTAACGCCGCAAATTGAAAAGGCAGGTGTAACAGATGGAGTATTGGTACAAGCTGCCAATAATTTTGAGGATACGGATTTAATGATGCAGGTGGCTGCAGAAACAGAATGGATAAAGGGCGTTGTAAGCTGGTTGCCTTTGCAAAACCCGAAAGCAACAGAAAAAGCGTTAACAGAAAGATTTTGTGGTAATCATTATCTGAAAGGTTGTCGCCATCTCATCCATAATGAGCCAAACCCTAAATGGCTATTGCAAACAAATGTGATTGAAAGTTTAGAAATATTGGCTGAACATCAGCTTACTTATGATATAGTTGGAATCAATATAGAACATATAAAAACCGCAATTACAGTAGCGGAAAAATTGCCCAACCTGAAAATGGTTTTTGATCATTTGAACCAGCCCCCCATTGCAAGGAAAGAAAAGCATGTTGAATGGGAACGCCAAATGACCATTGCGTCAGAACATCCCAATTTGTATGCGAAAATTTCGGGGCTTAGCGTAACTGCCGGTAATGGCAAAAACTGGACAAAAGATGATTTGAAACCTTATATCATGCAGGTACTAAAGTTGTTTGGGACAAATCGTTGTTTTTGTGGTGGCGACTGGCCCGTCGCCTTATTGGCCGGCCCTTATGAAAAAGCCTGGCTGACTTACAGGGAAATATTTTCAGAAGAATTGACCGCGGATGATCAAGTGCAAGTGCTGTACAATAATGCAGCTTCCTTTTATAAATTAACACCATAA
- a CDS encoding CoA transferase, translated as MKLLEDILILDFSQFLSGPSASLRLADMGARVIKIERPVTGDICRELYVSDIMVKGESTIFHAINRNKESYEADLKNADDLNKIKKLVAKSDVMMHNFRPGVMERIGLSYEEVKKLNPQIIYASISGYGDTGDWKDKPGQDLLLQAVSGITYLSGNRNDDPTPMGVAVADILTGTHLAQGILAAIFARLTSNEGALIEISMMESLLDFQFEVLTCFYNDGHQLPQRSMVNNAHAYIAAPYGVYKTNEGYLALAMGNILTIGTLLQCAPLQDYTNPADWFNKRDEIKTILQNHLMTKNAHQWLAILEPADIWCAEVFDYDTLMKQEGYKVLEMEQMITIGNHYMKTTRCPIRVDGQLLTSTKGAPGLGEDSASINREFNL; from the coding sequence ATGAAACTTCTGGAAGATATATTGATACTGGATTTTAGTCAGTTTTTATCCGGCCCTTCGGCTAGCCTGCGGCTGGCCGATATGGGAGCAAGAGTTATTAAAATAGAGCGCCCGGTAACTGGTGATATTTGCCGGGAGCTTTATGTAAGCGATATCATGGTCAAGGGAGAATCTACCATTTTTCATGCCATTAATCGTAACAAAGAAAGTTACGAAGCTGATTTGAAAAATGCAGACGATTTAAATAAAATAAAAAAGCTTGTTGCGAAATCCGATGTTATGATGCATAATTTCCGTCCGGGTGTGATGGAACGTATCGGCCTTTCATATGAAGAGGTAAAAAAACTCAATCCTCAAATTATTTACGCTTCTATCAGCGGTTATGGCGATACCGGTGATTGGAAAGATAAGCCGGGGCAGGATTTACTGCTTCAGGCGGTCTCTGGTATCACCTATTTAAGCGGCAACAGGAACGACGACCCAACACCTATGGGGGTTGCAGTCGCTGATATACTAACCGGCACTCATTTGGCACAAGGAATATTAGCTGCTATTTTTGCTCGCCTTACCTCAAATGAAGGTGCGTTGATAGAAATAAGCATGATGGAAAGTCTATTGGATTTCCAGTTTGAAGTGCTTACCTGCTTCTACAATGATGGCCATCAGCTGCCGCAGCGAAGTATGGTAAATAATGCTCACGCTTACATTGCGGCGCCTTATGGTGTTTACAAAACCAATGAAGGCTATTTGGCTTTGGCGATGGGGAATATCTTGACGATTGGAACATTGTTGCAATGTGCCCCCTTGCAAGATTACACAAACCCCGCTGATTGGTTTAACAAAAGAGATGAAATAAAAACCATCCTACAGAATCATTTAATGACTAAAAACGCTCATCAATGGTTAGCTATATTAGAGCCCGCAGACATATGGTGTGCAGAAGTTTTTGACTATGATACTTTAATGAAGCAGGAAGGGTACAAAGTTCTTGAAATGGAACAGATGATTACCATAGGTAATCATTATATGAAAACAACCCGGTGCCCGATAAGAGTAGATGGGCAATTATTAACATCCACGAAAGGCGCGCCGGGATTAGGCGAAGATTCTGCATCAATCAATAGAGAATTCAATTTATAA
- a CDS encoding CoA transferase yields the protein MNLPLKGITVLEFSQYLSGPCAGLRLADMGARIIKIERPEKGDAGRQFSISNLWVDESSLLFHTINRNKESFTADLKKADDIEFIKQLIKKADVITHNFRPGVMEALGLDYINVQKINPRIIYAEISGYGTKGPWKQKPGQDLLAQVISGLAYSSGNKHDNPIPFGLAMSDYLCGNQAVQGILAALIRRQKTGKGAFLELSLLETLLDFQFEFFTTYFETRQPHQRSEINNGHPLLSAPYGLYKTFDGYIAVAMMPIKKLNAVIQYEPLRKFEENESFKKRDEIKSTLEQYFATYSTDVLLQKMQAHDLWVMPVLNWNQLLKSSTYQCLNMEQVIMAGDKEIKTTRCPIRFNGQYFLSDKSAPRLGEHTNAIKRSLAKKS from the coding sequence ATGAATTTACCACTGAAAGGAATTACGGTTTTAGAGTTCAGCCAATATTTGTCGGGCCCTTGTGCGGGGTTACGACTTGCAGATATGGGCGCAAGGATTATCAAAATTGAACGGCCGGAAAAAGGTGATGCCGGGCGTCAATTTTCTATAAGCAATTTATGGGTAGACGAAAGTTCTTTACTATTCCATACCATTAACCGAAACAAAGAAAGCTTTACTGCCGATTTGAAAAAAGCTGATGATATTGAGTTTATTAAACAACTCATTAAAAAAGCCGATGTAATTACGCACAACTTTCGCCCTGGCGTAATGGAGGCATTGGGTTTAGACTATATCAATGTCCAGAAAATAAATCCGCGTATAATTTATGCAGAAATTTCCGGGTACGGCACAAAGGGCCCCTGGAAACAAAAGCCCGGACAAGATCTGCTGGCACAAGTAATATCTGGACTGGCTTATTCCTCTGGGAATAAACATGACAATCCTATTCCGTTCGGGTTGGCGATGAGCGATTATTTATGTGGAAACCAAGCCGTACAAGGCATACTTGCGGCGCTTATTCGCCGTCAAAAAACAGGAAAGGGCGCTTTTTTGGAATTGAGTTTACTGGAAACTTTATTAGACTTTCAGTTTGAATTCTTTACAACTTATTTTGAAACCAGGCAGCCGCACCAACGATCTGAAATCAACAATGGTCATCCTTTATTAAGCGCACCGTATGGACTTTATAAGACATTCGATGGGTATATCGCAGTTGCTATGATGCCAATAAAAAAATTAAATGCCGTTATTCAGTACGAGCCTTTGAGAAAATTCGAAGAAAACGAGTCATTTAAAAAAAGAGATGAAATAAAGTCAACACTTGAACAATATTTCGCAACTTATAGTACGGATGTTTTATTACAAAAAATGCAGGCCCATGATTTATGGGTAATGCCCGTTTTAAATTGGAATCAGCTGCTAAAATCATCAACCTATCAGTGCTTGAATATGGAACAGGTAATTATGGCCGGTGATAAAGAAATAAAGACAACCCGTTGTCCAATTCGTTTTAACGGACAATATTTTTTATCGGATAAATCCGCGCCAAGACTCGGTGAACATACCAATGCAATAAAAAGATCACTAGCAAAAAAAAGTTAA
- a CDS encoding extracellular solute-binding protein, producing the protein MSEIVLNGITWGHSRGITPLLAASQRFSELNPQVTINWKKRTLQEFADFPIEKLTTQYDLLIIDHPWIGCASATKCVLPLEEYLSKEYLKNQLDNSVGNSHLSYHYGGHQWALAIDAATPVASYRADLLLRDDIAVPDTWRELLSLAQKKRVAVPGIPIDLLMNFYMFCLVHGAEPFLNEHEVIDKETGMMALDSMKELWSLVDVKMYSYNPVNVAELMSSTDDYSYCPFAYGYSNYSRQGYASSPLTYGNLVKLEGNRRLRSTLGGTGLAVSATTQNKELATNFTAWVVSEKIQSALYVQHGGQPGHRSAWNDPMANSLCNNFFSNTLDTLDNAYQRPRYNGYLHFQDYAGIPVQQFLLHKVRPEKVLEEINKLYRESRQNLKS; encoded by the coding sequence ATGAGTGAGATTGTTTTAAATGGTATAACTTGGGGGCACAGCAGAGGCATCACACCATTATTAGCCGCTTCGCAACGATTCTCTGAATTAAACCCTCAAGTGACGATAAATTGGAAAAAACGCACCCTTCAGGAGTTTGCCGATTTTCCTATTGAAAAATTAACCACACAATATGATTTACTCATAATTGATCATCCCTGGATTGGTTGCGCTTCGGCAACAAAATGTGTGCTGCCACTGGAAGAATATTTATCAAAAGAGTATTTAAAAAACCAATTGGATAATTCAGTGGGTAATTCTCACTTAAGCTATCATTATGGCGGTCATCAGTGGGCATTGGCCATTGATGCGGCTACACCTGTTGCAAGTTATCGGGCAGATTTACTATTGCGTGATGATATAGCTGTTCCTGATACCTGGCGGGAATTGTTGAGCTTGGCCCAAAAAAAACGAGTCGCTGTTCCAGGTATCCCTATTGATTTGCTAATGAATTTTTATATGTTTTGTTTAGTACATGGCGCCGAACCTTTTTTGAACGAGCATGAAGTGATTGATAAGGAGACCGGTATGATGGCACTAGATAGCATGAAAGAATTATGGAGCCTGGTTGATGTAAAAATGTATAGCTATAATCCTGTCAATGTTGCAGAGCTGATGTCTTCTACGGATGACTATTCGTACTGTCCTTTTGCTTATGGTTATTCCAACTATTCGCGTCAAGGGTATGCCTCCTCCCCTCTTACCTATGGCAACCTTGTGAAATTAGAGGGCAACCGCCGGCTAAGAAGCACTTTAGGCGGAACAGGATTGGCGGTGTCTGCTACGACACAAAATAAGGAATTGGCCACCAATTTTACAGCTTGGGTAGTTTCCGAAAAAATTCAGTCTGCGCTGTATGTGCAGCATGGCGGGCAGCCGGGTCATCGTTCTGCCTGGAATGACCCAATGGCCAACAGCCTTTGCAATAACTTTTTTTCAAATACCCTGGATACATTAGACAATGCTTACCAAAGACCAAGATATAATGGATACCTCCATTTTCAGGATTACGCAGGCATCCCCGTGCAACAATTTTTACTGCACAAAGTAAGGCCTGAAAAGGTATTGGAAGAAATAAACAAATTGTATAGGGAAAGTAGACAGAATCTAAAAAGCTGA